The following proteins are co-located in the Vallicoccus soli genome:
- a CDS encoding oligopeptide/dipeptide ABC transporter ATP-binding protein has translation MRGAPVSADELLRVRGLEVHFPVRGRGVLRRPAGAVRAVDGVDLDVRRGETLGLVGESGCGKSTLGQAVLRLVEPTAGRVVLDGTDVTALGQRDLRALRRRVAMVFQDPYASLDPRRTVGQAVSEPLEVHGLHRADRRGRVGELLELVGLDPDWRERHPHELSGGQRQRVGIARALAGEPDFIVLDEPVASLDVSIQAQVLNLLRRLQRELGLTYLFIAHDLAAVAHVSDRVAVMYLGRVVEVAARADLEAEPAHPYARALLSAVPVPDPRRERARRRVVLRGDVPSPTAPPSGCRFRTRCPDAFEPCPLVDPALQGVGAGTGHVAACHLHGVVGRPVEPGAGGG, from the coding sequence CTGCGAGGTGCGCCGGTGAGCGCGGACGAGCTGCTGCGGGTCCGGGGGCTCGAGGTGCACTTCCCGGTGCGCGGGCGCGGCGTGCTGCGCCGCCCTGCCGGCGCCGTGCGCGCGGTCGACGGCGTCGACCTCGACGTGCGCCGCGGCGAGACGCTGGGGCTGGTGGGGGAGAGCGGCTGCGGCAAGTCGACCCTCGGGCAGGCGGTGCTGCGCCTCGTCGAGCCGACGGCGGGCCGGGTGGTCCTCGACGGGACCGACGTCACCGCGCTCGGCCAGCGGGACCTGCGCGCGCTGCGGCGCCGCGTCGCGATGGTCTTCCAGGACCCGTACGCGTCGCTCGACCCCCGCCGCACGGTGGGGCAGGCGGTGAGCGAGCCGCTGGAGGTGCACGGCCTGCACCGCGCCGACCGGCGGGGCCGCGTCGGCGAGCTGCTCGAGCTCGTGGGCCTGGACCCGGACTGGCGCGAGCGGCACCCGCACGAGCTCTCCGGCGGCCAGCGCCAGCGCGTCGGCATCGCCCGCGCCCTCGCCGGCGAGCCCGACTTCATCGTGCTCGACGAGCCGGTCGCGTCGCTGGACGTGTCCATCCAGGCCCAGGTCCTCAACCTGCTGCGCCGCCTGCAGCGCGAGCTGGGGCTCACGTACCTGTTCATCGCCCACGACCTCGCGGCGGTCGCCCACGTCAGCGACCGGGTGGCGGTGATGTACCTCGGGCGCGTCGTGGAGGTCGCCGCGCGGGCGGACCTCGAGGCCGAGCCGGCCCACCCGTACGCCCGCGCCCTGCTCTCGGCCGTGCCGGTGCCGGACCCGCGCCGCGAGCGCGCCCGCCGGCGCGTGGTGCTGCGCGGCGACGTCCCGAGCCCGACCGCGCCGCCGAGCGGCTGCCGGTTCCGCACCCGCTGCCCGGACGCCTTCGAGCCCTGCCCGCTGGTGGACCCCGCGCTGCAGGGGGTCGGCGCCGGGACGGGGCACGTCGCGGCCTGCCACCTGCACGGCGTGGTCGGCCGCCCGGTGGAGCCCGGCGCCGGCGGCGGGTGA
- a CDS encoding phosphatidate cytidylyltransferase → MQETPDPPVPGGLPPSPPSVHEPTSPVEPVPVEPVPPPEKRSRAGRDLPAAVGVGVALAAAVVASLVVEPVAFVVLVGAVLAAGLWELRNALLAGGIRVPLPPVLVGGAAMLAGAWAGGAEALVVALAATVAAVLLWRLPEGARGYARDATAAVFAAVYVPFLAGFAVLMLREDDGVSRVVLFILVTVASDTGGYAAGVLLGRHPMAPTVSPKKSWEGVGGSVLAAVLVGWLAGGALVGLAPWQGALLGLLAVLTATVGDLGESMVKRDLGIKDMGSLLPGHGGFMDRLDSLLPTAPVVHLVLAAALGAG, encoded by the coding sequence GTGCAGGAGACGCCCGACCCGCCCGTCCCCGGCGGGCTGCCGCCCTCGCCGCCGAGCGTCCACGAGCCGACCTCGCCGGTGGAGCCGGTGCCGGTCGAGCCGGTGCCGCCGCCGGAGAAGCGCAGCCGCGCCGGGCGCGACCTGCCCGCGGCGGTGGGCGTGGGCGTCGCGCTGGCCGCGGCCGTGGTGGCGAGCCTCGTCGTCGAGCCGGTCGCGTTCGTCGTGCTCGTCGGCGCGGTGCTCGCCGCGGGGCTGTGGGAGCTGCGCAACGCCCTGCTCGCCGGCGGCATCCGCGTGCCGCTGCCGCCCGTCCTCGTCGGCGGCGCCGCGATGCTCGCCGGCGCCTGGGCCGGCGGCGCGGAGGCGCTCGTCGTGGCGCTGGCGGCCACCGTCGCCGCGGTGCTGCTGTGGCGGCTGCCGGAGGGGGCGCGCGGGTACGCCCGCGACGCGACCGCGGCCGTGTTCGCCGCGGTCTACGTCCCGTTCCTCGCCGGCTTCGCCGTGCTCATGCTGCGCGAGGACGACGGCGTCAGCCGCGTCGTCCTGTTCATCCTCGTCACCGTCGCCTCCGACACCGGCGGGTACGCCGCGGGGGTGCTCCTCGGCCGGCACCCGATGGCGCCCACGGTGTCGCCGAAGAAGTCGTGGGAGGGCGTCGGCGGCTCGGTGCTGGCGGCCGTGCTGGTCGGGTGGCTCGCGGGCGGGGCGCTCGTCGGCCTGGCGCCGTGGCAGGGGGCGCTGCTCGGCCTGCTCGCGGTGCTCACCGCGACCGTGGGCGACCTCGGCGAGTCGATGGTCAAGCGCGACCTCGGCATCAAGGACATGGGCTCGCTGCTGCCCGGGCACGGCGGCTTCATGGACCGCCTCGACTCGCTGCTGCCCACCGCGCCGGTCGTGCACCTCGTGCTCGCCGCGGCGCTCGGGGCCGGCTGA
- a CDS encoding ABC transporter permease yields MVRDLLRDPAAVGALVVLLVLVLAAVLGGVLAPYGANEVDVQERLQAPSGAHPFGTDELGRDVLSRVLLGAAASLRVGLVAVGIALVAGVLCGLVAGYYGRWVDDVVMRVMDVLFAFPAILLAIAVLAVLGPGTTNAMVAIGVVYTPIFARVTRASVLSVREEVFVRASRSAGASDVRILGLHVLPNVAGPIIVQTSISLAFAILSEAALSFIGLGTQPPEPSWGRMLVEGRGFIEQAWWMALFPGLAIFLVVLAFNVLGDRLRDVLDPRSRSRA; encoded by the coding sequence GTGGTGCGCGACCTGCTGCGCGACCCCGCCGCCGTCGGGGCGCTGGTGGTCCTGCTCGTCCTGGTCCTCGCGGCCGTCCTCGGCGGCGTGCTCGCCCCGTACGGCGCCAACGAGGTCGACGTGCAGGAGCGGCTGCAGGCGCCCAGCGGCGCCCACCCCTTCGGCACGGACGAGCTCGGCCGCGACGTCCTGTCCCGCGTGCTGCTCGGCGCGGCGGCCTCGCTGCGCGTGGGGCTCGTGGCCGTCGGGATCGCGCTGGTGGCGGGCGTGCTGTGCGGGCTCGTCGCGGGCTACTACGGCCGCTGGGTCGACGACGTCGTCATGCGCGTCATGGACGTGCTCTTCGCGTTCCCGGCGATCCTGCTCGCCATCGCGGTGCTCGCCGTCCTGGGCCCCGGCACCACCAACGCGATGGTGGCCATCGGCGTCGTCTACACGCCGATCTTCGCCCGCGTGACCCGCGCCAGCGTGCTGAGCGTGCGCGAGGAGGTCTTCGTGCGGGCCTCCCGGTCCGCGGGGGCGTCCGACGTGCGGATCCTCGGCCTGCACGTGCTGCCCAACGTCGCCGGCCCGATCATCGTCCAGACCTCGATCAGCCTCGCGTTCGCGATCCTCTCCGAGGCGGCCCTGTCGTTCATCGGCCTCGGCACGCAGCCCCCGGAGCCCTCGTGGGGCCGGATGCTCGTGGAGGGCCGCGGCTTCATCGAGCAGGCGTGGTGGATGGCGCTCTTCCCCGGCCTGGCGATCTTCCTCGTCGTGCTCGCCTTCAACGTGCTGGGCGACCGCCTGCGCGACGTCCTCGACCCGCGCTCGAGGAGCCGCGCATGA
- the tsf gene encoding translation elongation factor Ts — MANFTAADVKKLRDATGAGMMDAKKALTETDGDFEKAIEELRVKGAAKAQKRGAERSASNGLVAAAEGAMIELACETDFVAKNEQFQQLANDIVAHVAARRLDDVQAVLGEQLADGRTVEESISAASAVIGEKLELRRVALLGGEGKQVAAYMHKRSSDLPAQVGVLVEFEGGDAEAARGAAMQVAAMRPQFTTRDEVPAETVENERRIAEATAREEGKPEQALPKIVEGRVNGFFKDVVLLEQASVQDSKKTVKAVLDAAGVSVSRFARFEVGQA; from the coding sequence ATGGCGAACTTCACCGCCGCGGACGTCAAGAAGCTCCGCGACGCCACCGGCGCCGGGATGATGGACGCGAAGAAGGCGCTCACCGAGACCGACGGCGACTTCGAGAAGGCCATCGAGGAGCTGCGCGTCAAGGGTGCGGCCAAGGCCCAGAAGCGCGGCGCCGAGCGCAGCGCGTCCAACGGCCTCGTGGCCGCGGCCGAGGGCGCGATGATCGAGCTCGCCTGCGAGACCGACTTCGTCGCCAAGAACGAGCAGTTCCAGCAGCTCGCCAACGACATCGTCGCCCACGTCGCGGCCCGGCGCCTCGACGACGTGCAGGCCGTGCTCGGCGAGCAGCTGGCCGACGGGCGCACCGTCGAGGAGAGCATCTCCGCCGCCTCCGCCGTCATCGGCGAGAAGCTCGAGCTGCGCCGCGTGGCGCTGCTCGGCGGCGAGGGCAAGCAGGTCGCCGCGTACATGCACAAGCGCTCCTCGGACCTGCCCGCGCAGGTCGGCGTGCTCGTGGAGTTCGAGGGCGGCGACGCCGAGGCGGCGCGCGGCGCGGCCATGCAGGTCGCGGCCATGCGCCCGCAGTTCACCACCCGCGACGAGGTCCCGGCCGAGACGGTCGAGAACGAGCGGCGCATCGCCGAGGCCACGGCCCGCGAGGAGGGCAAGCCCGAGCAGGCGCTGCCCAAGATCGTGGAGGGCCGGGTCAACGGTTTCTTCAAGGACGTCGTCCTGCTCGAGCAGGCCTCGGTCCAGGACAGCAAGAAGACCGTCAAGGCGGTCCTCGACGCCGCCGGCGTGAGCGTCAGCCGCTTCGCGCGCTTCGAGGTCGGCCAGGCCTGA
- the rpsB gene encoding 30S ribosomal protein S2: MAVVTMRQLLESGVHFGHQTRRWNPKMKRFIFTERNGIYIIDIQQSLSYIDRAYDFVKETVAHGGSLLFVGTKKQAQEAIAEQATRVGMPYVNQRWLGGMLTNFQTVYKRLQRLKELEEIDFADVAGSGMTKKELLVLQREKEKLERTLGGIRDMARVPSAVWIVDTKKEHIAVGEAKKLGIPVVAILDTNCDPDEVDYPIPGNDDAIRSVTLLTRVLADAVADGLMARAGGNDAAQAAAGAELGGDEPLPEWEQALLAGDAAGAAPEAAAAAAAEAPAADAPAEAAAAETASAEDTGGTPAGGPGVVEPTAPQA, from the coding sequence ATGGCCGTCGTCACCATGCGGCAGCTGCTCGAGAGCGGCGTCCACTTCGGGCACCAGACCCGTCGGTGGAACCCGAAGATGAAGCGCTTCATCTTCACCGAGCGCAACGGCATCTACATCATCGACATCCAGCAGTCGCTGAGCTACATCGACCGCGCCTACGACTTCGTCAAGGAGACCGTGGCGCACGGCGGCTCGCTGCTGTTCGTCGGCACCAAGAAGCAGGCGCAGGAGGCGATCGCCGAGCAGGCGACGCGCGTGGGCATGCCCTACGTCAACCAGCGCTGGCTCGGCGGCATGCTGACGAACTTCCAGACGGTCTACAAGCGGCTCCAGCGCCTCAAGGAGCTCGAGGAGATCGACTTCGCCGACGTGGCGGGCTCGGGGATGACCAAGAAGGAGCTCCTCGTCCTGCAGCGCGAGAAGGAGAAGCTCGAGCGCACCCTCGGCGGCATCCGCGACATGGCCCGCGTCCCGAGCGCGGTCTGGATCGTGGACACCAAGAAGGAGCACATCGCGGTCGGCGAGGCCAAGAAGCTCGGCATCCCGGTCGTGGCGATCCTCGACACCAACTGCGACCCGGACGAGGTCGACTACCCGATCCCGGGCAACGACGACGCGATCCGCTCGGTCACGCTGCTCACCCGCGTGCTCGCCGACGCCGTCGCCGACGGCCTCATGGCCCGCGCGGGCGGCAACGACGCGGCCCAGGCCGCGGCCGGCGCCGAGCTCGGCGGCGACGAGCCGCTGCCGGAGTGGGAGCAGGCGCTCCTCGCGGGCGACGCGGCCGGTGCCGCTCCGGAGGCCGCCGCGGCCGCCGCTGCCGAGGCCCCCGCGGCCGACGCTCCGGCCGAGGCCGCGGCCGCGGAGACCGCCTCCGCCGAGGACACCGGCGGCACGCCGGCCGGCGGCCCGGGTGTCGTCGAGCCGACCGCCCCGCAGGCCTGA
- the pyrH gene encoding UMP kinase produces the protein MSGEVFGGGGVGVDPDVVQDMARQVADVVRGGTEVAIVVGGGNFFRGAELSQRGIDRARADYMGMLGTVMNCLALQDFLEKQGIDTRVQTAIAMGQVAEPYIPRRAIRHLEKGRVVIFGAGAGMPYFSTDTVSAQRALEIHCDALLMGKNGTDGVYDADPRRVPDARRYERVSYAEVLRRDLKVADAAAFSLCQENALPIVVFDLMRDGNIARVVRGERIGTLVTGDDAAA, from the coding sequence ATGTCCGGCGAGGTGTTCGGCGGCGGTGGCGTCGGGGTCGACCCGGACGTCGTGCAGGACATGGCCCGGCAGGTGGCCGACGTGGTGCGCGGCGGCACGGAGGTCGCCATCGTCGTCGGCGGGGGCAACTTCTTCCGCGGCGCGGAGCTGTCCCAGCGCGGCATCGACCGGGCCCGCGCGGACTACATGGGCATGCTCGGCACGGTCATGAACTGCCTCGCGCTGCAGGACTTCCTCGAGAAGCAGGGCATCGACACGCGGGTGCAGACCGCGATCGCCATGGGCCAGGTCGCCGAGCCGTACATCCCGCGCCGCGCGATCCGCCACCTCGAGAAGGGCCGCGTCGTGATCTTCGGCGCCGGCGCCGGGATGCCGTACTTCTCCACCGACACCGTCTCGGCCCAGCGCGCGCTGGAGATCCACTGCGACGCGCTGCTCATGGGCAAGAACGGCACCGACGGCGTGTACGACGCCGACCCGCGCAGGGTGCCGGACGCGCGCCGCTACGAGCGCGTGAGCTACGCCGAGGTGCTGCGCCGCGACCTCAAGGTCGCCGACGCCGCGGCGTTCAGCCTCTGCCAGGAGAACGCGCTGCCCATCGTGGTGTTCGACCTCATGCGGGACGGCAACATCGCGCGGGTCGTGCGTGGTGAGAGGATCGGGACGCTCGTCACCGGGGACGACGCCGCCGCCTGA
- a CDS encoding ABC transporter permease, with the protein MTAYVLRRALQALLVLVGVSVAVFSLVHLVPGDPVRLALGTRFDQETYDALRERSGLDEPLLVQYLDWAGRALTGDLGVSFRSGETVTGLVAERLPATLSLALGAIVVALLMAFPLGLLAARRRGTATDHAATVVSQAGISIPDFWLGILLILVFSLTLGWLPSGGYVPLTEDPLGWLQRLVLPAVTVGVVSGSILTRFVRASVLEVMAQDHTRTARAKGLRERVVLGRHVVRNALVPVVTVTGIQLAYLLSGVVVVEVVFAFPGLGELALLAVRQRDYPVLQGAVLLFAVVFLLVNLLVDLLYAALDPRIGTS; encoded by the coding sequence TGGTGCACCTCGTCCCCGGCGACCCGGTCCGCCTCGCGCTGGGCACGCGGTTCGACCAGGAGACGTACGACGCCCTGCGCGAGCGGTCGGGCCTCGACGAGCCGCTGCTCGTGCAGTACCTCGACTGGGCGGGGCGCGCCCTCACCGGCGACCTCGGGGTGAGCTTCCGGTCCGGCGAGACGGTCACCGGCCTGGTCGCCGAGCGGCTGCCGGCGACCCTGAGCCTCGCCCTCGGGGCCATCGTCGTCGCGCTGCTCATGGCGTTCCCGCTGGGGCTGCTGGCGGCGCGGCGGCGGGGGACGGCGACGGACCACGCCGCGACGGTCGTGAGCCAGGCGGGCATCAGCATCCCGGACTTCTGGCTCGGGATCCTGCTCATCCTCGTCTTCTCGCTGACGCTCGGCTGGCTGCCCTCGGGCGGCTACGTACCGCTGACCGAGGACCCGCTCGGCTGGCTGCAGCGCCTGGTGCTGCCGGCCGTCACCGTCGGCGTCGTGTCCGGGTCGATCCTCACCCGGTTCGTGCGCGCCTCGGTGCTCGAGGTCATGGCGCAGGACCACACGCGCACCGCGCGGGCCAAGGGGCTGCGCGAGCGCGTCGTGCTCGGCCGGCACGTGGTGCGCAACGCGCTCGTCCCCGTCGTCACGGTGACGGGCATCCAGCTGGCCTACCTGCTCTCCGGCGTCGTCGTCGTCGAGGTCGTCTTCGCCTTCCCCGGCCTCGGCGAGCTGGCGCTGCTGGCCGTGCGCCAGCGCGACTACCCGGTGCTGCAGGGCGCCGTCCTCCTCTTCGCGGTGGTGTTCCTCCTGGTGAACCTGCTCGTCGACCTGCTGTACGCCGCCCTCGACCCGCGGATCGGCACCTCGTGA
- the frr gene encoding ribosome recycling factor, with protein MIEETLFEAEEKMEKAVGVAREDFSTIRTGRATPAMFSKVVVDYYGAPTPVNQLASFQTPEARMIIVQPYDKSSLPAVERAIRDSDLGVNPTNDGSIIRVVLPQLTEERRREYIKVARSKAEDARVSIRNVRRHAKEALDRLVRDGDAGEDEVRRAEKSLEEVTGRYVANVDDLLKHKEAELLEV; from the coding sequence GTGATCGAGGAGACCCTCTTCGAGGCCGAGGAGAAGATGGAGAAGGCGGTGGGCGTGGCCCGCGAGGACTTCTCCACGATCCGCACCGGCCGGGCGACGCCCGCGATGTTCTCCAAGGTGGTCGTCGACTACTACGGCGCGCCGACGCCGGTGAACCAGCTGGCGTCGTTCCAGACGCCCGAGGCGCGCATGATCATCGTGCAGCCGTACGACAAGTCGTCGCTGCCGGCGGTCGAGCGCGCGATCCGCGACTCCGACCTGGGCGTCAACCCGACCAACGACGGCAGCATCATCCGCGTCGTGCTCCCGCAGCTCACCGAGGAGCGCCGGCGGGAGTACATAAAGGTCGCGCGCAGCAAGGCCGAGGACGCGCGCGTCTCGATCCGCAACGTGCGCCGGCACGCCAAGGAGGCGCTCGACCGCCTCGTGCGCGACGGCGACGCCGGCGAGGACGAGGTGCGCCGCGCGGAGAAGTCGCTCGAGGAGGTCACGGGCCGCTACGTGGCGAACGTCGACGACCTGCTCAAGCACAAGGAAGCCGAGCTCCTCGAGGTCTAG
- the rlmN gene encoding 23S rRNA (adenine(2503)-C(2))-methyltransferase RlmN produces the protein MPVQPATPDVPAADPLDAPVPALAAVPPAEPPASAPDAGSAAAAPAAPPRPGLLTFAAPRRAKPPRHLADLAPADRRAAVEELGEKGFRAAQLSTHYFGHLTADPARMPDLPAALRERLGASLLPPLLTPVRTLEADGGTTRKTVWRLFDGALVESVLMRYPDRATVCVSSQAGCGMNCPFCATGQAGLTRNMSAAEIVDQVRAAAAALRDGEVPGGPARLSNVVFMGMGEPLANYKAVLGAVRRITDPAPDGLGISQRSVTVSTVGLVPAIDRLREEGLSVRLAVSLHAPDDALRDELVPVNTRWKVREVLDAAWRYTRATGRRASIEYALIKDVNDQAWRADLLGELLSGHLVHVNLIPLNPTPGSRWTASRPEDEREFVRRLQRHGVAVTVRDTRGREIDGACGQLAATSEAGD, from the coding sequence ATGCCTGTCCAGCCCGCCACCCCCGACGTGCCCGCTGCGGACCCGCTCGACGCCCCCGTGCCGGCGCTCGCCGCCGTCCCGCCGGCCGAGCCGCCCGCGTCGGCGCCCGACGCCGGCAGCGCCGCCGCCGCGCCCGCCGCGCCGCCGCGCCCCGGCCTGCTGACCTTCGCCGCGCCGCGGCGGGCCAAGCCGCCGCGGCACCTCGCGGACCTCGCCCCGGCCGACCGGCGCGCCGCTGTGGAGGAGCTCGGCGAGAAGGGCTTCCGGGCCGCGCAGCTCTCGACGCACTACTTCGGGCACCTCACCGCCGACCCGGCGCGCATGCCCGACCTTCCGGCGGCGCTGCGCGAGCGCCTCGGCGCGTCCCTGCTGCCGCCGCTGCTGACGCCGGTGCGCACGCTCGAGGCCGACGGCGGCACGACCCGCAAGACGGTGTGGCGCCTCTTCGACGGCGCGCTCGTCGAGTCGGTGCTCATGCGCTACCCGGACCGGGCCACCGTGTGCGTCTCCTCGCAGGCCGGCTGCGGCATGAACTGCCCCTTCTGCGCCACCGGGCAGGCGGGCCTGACCCGCAACATGTCCGCCGCGGAGATCGTGGACCAGGTCCGCGCCGCCGCGGCCGCCCTGCGCGACGGCGAGGTGCCCGGCGGGCCGGCGCGCCTGTCCAACGTCGTGTTCATGGGCATGGGCGAGCCGCTGGCGAACTACAAGGCGGTCCTCGGCGCGGTGCGGCGCATCACCGACCCCGCCCCCGACGGCCTCGGCATCAGCCAGCGCTCGGTGACGGTCTCCACGGTCGGCCTCGTGCCGGCCATCGACCGCCTGCGCGAGGAGGGGCTCTCGGTGCGCCTCGCCGTGTCGCTGCACGCGCCCGACGACGCGCTGCGCGACGAGCTCGTCCCGGTGAACACCCGGTGGAAGGTGCGCGAGGTGCTCGACGCGGCGTGGCGCTACACGCGGGCGACCGGGCGGCGTGCCAGCATCGAGTACGCCCTCATCAAGGACGTGAACGACCAGGCGTGGCGCGCCGACCTGCTCGGCGAGCTGCTCTCCGGGCACCTCGTGCACGTGAACCTCATCCCCCTCAACCCCACCCCGGGGTCGCGGTGGACGGCCTCCCGGCCGGAGGACGAGCGCGAGTTCGTGCGGCGGCTGCAGCGCCACGGCGTGGCCGTGACCGTCCGCGACACCCGGGGGCGCGAGATCGACGGGGCGTGCGGACAGCTCGCCGCGACGAGCGAGGCCGGCGACTGA
- a CDS encoding ABC transporter ATP-binding protein — MTPPAPAAPVAGTDVPALAVRDLAVRFPGRRGRPDARVVNGISYDVRRGETLAVVGESGSGKTVSVLSMLGLVPGGAEVTGRALLDGRDLLAMAPEELRRVRGPGVGVVFQDPMTSLNPVLTVGRQLTEGMQEHLGLSGAAARERALDLLGRVGIPDPRRRLDEHPHQLSGGMRQRVMIAIGISCDPDVLVADEATTALDVTVQAQILELVADLQRELGTAVVWITHDLGVVAGIADRVVVMYAGRVVEDGPVEALFDDPRHPYTVGLLGSLPVLGREDEELAAIPGLPPDPARLPPGCAFRPRCPVAAAGRGDARCDEQVPPLRPVGPAHAAATFCEVRR, encoded by the coding sequence ATGACCCCGCCCGCCCCCGCCGCCCCCGTCGCCGGCACGGACGTGCCCGCCCTCGCGGTCCGGGACCTCGCCGTGCGCTTCCCCGGGCGCCGCGGGCGCCCCGACGCGCGGGTGGTCAACGGCATCTCGTACGACGTGCGGCGCGGCGAGACCCTCGCCGTCGTCGGCGAGTCCGGCAGCGGCAAGACGGTCAGCGTGCTCTCGATGCTGGGCCTCGTGCCCGGCGGCGCGGAGGTGACCGGCCGGGCGCTGCTCGACGGGCGCGACCTGCTGGCGATGGCCCCGGAGGAGCTGCGCCGCGTCCGGGGGCCCGGCGTCGGGGTGGTCTTCCAGGACCCCATGACCTCGCTCAACCCGGTGCTGACGGTCGGCCGCCAGCTCACCGAGGGCATGCAGGAGCACCTCGGGCTCAGCGGCGCCGCCGCCCGCGAGCGCGCGCTGGACCTGCTCGGGCGGGTCGGCATCCCCGACCCGCGCCGCCGGCTCGACGAGCACCCCCACCAGCTCTCCGGCGGCATGCGCCAGCGCGTCATGATCGCGATCGGCATCTCCTGCGACCCCGACGTCCTCGTCGCCGACGAGGCGACGACCGCCCTCGACGTCACGGTGCAGGCGCAGATCCTCGAGCTCGTGGCCGACCTGCAGCGCGAGCTGGGCACCGCCGTCGTCTGGATCACCCACGACCTCGGCGTCGTCGCCGGCATCGCCGACCGCGTCGTGGTCATGTACGCCGGCCGGGTCGTCGAGGACGGGCCGGTCGAGGCGCTCTTCGACGACCCGCGCCACCCGTACACCGTCGGGCTGCTCGGGTCGCTGCCCGTGCTCGGGCGCGAGGACGAGGAGCTGGCCGCGATCCCCGGCCTGCCGCCGGACCCGGCGCGGCTGCCGCCCGGGTGCGCCTTCCGCCCCCGCTGCCCCGTCGCCGCGGCGGGCCGCGGGGACGCCCGCTGCGACGAGCAGGTGCCCCCGCTGCGCCCGGTCGGCCCCGCGCACGCCGCCGCGACGTTCTGCGAGGTGCGCCGGTGA
- a CDS encoding acetate/propionate family kinase, with protein sequence MPDLPDPSPARVLVVNAGSSSLKLAVLDRGGAVLAARTVERWSRDDLAPLRALLDEAGGADAVGHRVVHGGGRYEAPVLVDDAALAALDETVALAPLHNPPALAAVRAVREALPGVPAVACFDTAFHATLPAAAATYALPRGLTERYGLRRYGFHGLSHAYAARRGAELAGRPLEDLRAVTCHLGAGASLAAVRGGRSVDTTMGFTPLEGLVMVTRSGTVDPGMLLWLLRQDGVDVDGLERTLLRESGLAGLSGTSGDLRDVLAARDAGDDGAALAYDVFVHRLAREAAAMTAATGGLDLLVLTGGIGEHSAPVRRDLAARLAHLGAAVDDAANDAAHGDAVVSPDGSPVAVAVVTAREDLEIARQVREVVAAG encoded by the coding sequence GTGCCCGACCTGCCCGACCCGTCCCCCGCCCGCGTCCTCGTCGTCAACGCCGGGTCGAGCAGCCTCAAGCTCGCCGTGCTCGACCGCGGCGGGGCCGTCCTCGCCGCGCGCACCGTCGAGCGGTGGTCGCGGGACGACCTCGCCCCGCTGCGGGCGCTGCTCGACGAGGCCGGCGGGGCCGACGCCGTCGGGCACCGGGTGGTGCACGGCGGCGGGCGCTACGAGGCGCCGGTGCTCGTCGACGACGCGGCGCTGGCCGCGCTCGACGAGACCGTCGCGCTCGCGCCGCTGCACAACCCGCCCGCGCTCGCCGCGGTGCGCGCGGTCCGCGAGGCCCTGCCCGGGGTGCCCGCGGTCGCCTGCTTCGACACCGCCTTCCACGCGACCCTGCCGGCCGCCGCCGCGACGTACGCCCTCCCGCGGGGGCTCACCGAGCGCTACGGGCTGCGCCGCTACGGCTTCCACGGCCTGAGCCACGCCTACGCGGCGCGCCGCGGGGCCGAGCTCGCCGGGCGGCCGCTGGAGGACCTGCGCGCGGTGACCTGCCACCTCGGCGCCGGCGCCTCCCTCGCCGCGGTCCGCGGCGGGCGCTCGGTGGACACCACGATGGGCTTCACCCCGCTCGAGGGCCTCGTCATGGTCACCCGGTCGGGGACGGTCGACCCCGGGATGCTGCTCTGGCTGCTGCGCCAGGACGGCGTCGACGTCGACGGCCTCGAGCGCACCCTCCTGCGCGAGTCCGGCCTGGCCGGGCTGTCCGGCACCTCGGGCGACCTGCGCGACGTGCTCGCCGCGCGCGACGCCGGCGACGACGGCGCGGCGCTGGCGTACGACGTCTTCGTGCACCGGCTGGCGAGGGAGGCCGCGGCGATGACGGCGGCGACCGGCGGGCTCGACCTGCTCGTGCTGACCGGCGGCATCGGCGAGCACTCCGCGCCGGTGCGGCGCGACCTCGCCGCGCGCCTGGCGCACCTCGGTGCCGCCGTCGACGACGCGGCGAACGACGCGGCCCACGGCGACGCCGTCGTGTCCCCCGACGGCTCCCCCGTGGCGGTCGCCGTCGTGACGGCGCGCGAGGACCTGGAGATCGCGCGGCAGGTGCGGGAGGTCGTGGCGGCGGGCTGA